A region of Thermoleophilaceae bacterium DNA encodes the following proteins:
- a CDS encoding alpha/beta fold hydrolase, translated as MPTAEINGQSINYDVQGEGDPLLCVMGLGADSLAWALQLPAFAQHFRTVVFDNRDVGQSSYSDGPYEIRDMAQDALALADHLELESFHLLGVSMGGAIAQEIALAAPGRVRTLTLAVTFAGGGAWARERSRLWGAQALTSSREDHLDLLMLQCFSEAFYENPEGVAFMRNMFLANPHPQAPEAFVRQLEASGRHETRDRIGSLEMPVHVIGAGHDTLVPPWKSQELAELIPDARLTVVADAPHGVNWERAEEFNATVLGFIREHAGAPA; from the coding sequence ATGCCGACCGCAGAGATCAACGGACAGAGCATCAACTACGACGTGCAGGGCGAGGGCGACCCGCTCCTCTGCGTCATGGGCCTCGGCGCCGACTCGCTCGCCTGGGCGCTTCAGCTGCCGGCGTTTGCACAGCATTTCCGCACGGTCGTCTTCGACAACCGCGACGTGGGCCAGTCGTCCTACTCCGACGGGCCGTACGAGATCCGCGACATGGCGCAGGACGCGCTCGCGTTGGCGGACCACCTCGAGCTCGAGTCCTTCCATCTGCTCGGCGTCTCGATGGGCGGCGCCATCGCTCAGGAGATCGCGCTCGCCGCGCCGGGACGGGTCCGCACGCTCACGCTTGCGGTCACGTTCGCCGGCGGCGGCGCTTGGGCGCGGGAGCGCTCGCGGCTTTGGGGCGCCCAGGCTCTGACCAGCTCGCGCGAGGACCACCTCGACCTGCTCATGCTCCAGTGCTTCAGCGAGGCCTTCTACGAGAACCCCGAGGGCGTCGCGTTCATGCGCAACATGTTCCTGGCCAACCCCCACCCGCAGGCGCCCGAGGCCTTCGTGCGCCAGCTCGAGGCCAGCGGCCGCCACGAGACCCGCGACCGCATCGGCTCGCTCGAGATGCCCGTGCACGTGATCGGCGCCGGGCACGACACGCTGGTCCCGCCGTGGAAGTCGCAGGAGCTGGCGGAGCTGATCCCGGACGCCAGGCTCACCGTGGTCGCGGACGCGCCGCACGGCGTGAACTGGGAGCGCGCCGAGGAGTTCAACGCGACCGTGCTCGGCTTCATCCGCGAGCACGCCGGCGCCCCCGCCTGA
- a CDS encoding HAD hydrolase family protein — MIRCVYTDLDGTLLGRGASLLRDADGNFTMLGVRAFEACFRADVEVVIKSGRRRAQVYEDARLLGQTSYIFEVGSGMVIDGEETFLTGDWQPREGRSIHAQVEASGAPALLLERYAGRLEYHVPFHVDREVSHLMRGLVDADEANALLGSEGHGALRLVDNGAIAPKGSLPDLGGPPHSYHLIPAGVSKHAAVAAHMRARGYEPEECIAVGDSKEDVAVADVVGRFFLVANAVEKDPSIRDTVMGRANVEVTEGRNGEGFYEAVVRSLAESR, encoded by the coding sequence TTGATCCGCTGCGTCTACACGGACCTCGACGGCACGCTGCTCGGGCGCGGCGCGTCGCTGCTGCGCGACGCCGACGGCAACTTCACGATGCTCGGCGTGCGGGCGTTCGAGGCCTGCTTCCGCGCGGACGTGGAGGTGGTCATCAAGTCCGGCCGTCGCCGCGCCCAGGTGTACGAGGACGCGCGCCTGCTGGGCCAGACCTCCTACATCTTCGAGGTGGGCTCGGGCATGGTGATCGACGGCGAGGAGACCTTCCTCACCGGCGACTGGCAGCCCCGCGAGGGGCGGTCCATCCACGCACAGGTGGAGGCCTCGGGCGCGCCCGCGTTGCTGCTGGAGCGCTACGCCGGGCGGCTCGAGTACCACGTGCCGTTCCACGTCGATCGCGAGGTGTCGCACCTGATGCGCGGGCTCGTGGACGCCGACGAGGCCAACGCGCTTCTCGGCTCGGAGGGGCACGGCGCCCTGCGGCTGGTGGACAACGGCGCGATCGCTCCCAAGGGCTCGCTGCCCGATCTCGGCGGCCCGCCCCACAGCTACCACCTGATCCCTGCCGGGGTGTCCAAGCACGCCGCGGTGGCGGCCCACATGCGGGCCCGGGGCTATGAGCCGGAGGAGTGCATCGCGGTGGGGGACTCCAAGGAGGATGTCGCGGTTGCCGACGTCGTGGGCCGCTTCTTCCTCGTGGCCAACGCGGTGGAGAAGGACCCGTCGATCCGGGACACGGTCATGGGCCGCGCGAACGTCGAGGTCACCGAGGGGCGCAACGGCGAGGGGTTCTACGAGGCGGTCGTGCGCTCACTGGCCGAGTCGCGCTGA